A genome region from Fusarium musae strain F31 chromosome 5, whole genome shotgun sequence includes the following:
- a CDS encoding hypothetical protein (EggNog:ENOG41), whose amino-acid sequence MPKPKPWLPQEPGPKLPPYDINLMGPNVTFLKALDTDSAHGTIVKARVGRYLYAIKFLTTPPNVINTRDIYGRKGSWSCCDEFDWYFSPFENECRAFGRLKEQKAESIAVKVYGWVALTTRQIRRKLAAGGAPKLNGFPPGLLYGIVKDWVEITHWHDLKQRVTYD is encoded by the exons ATGCCAAAGCCCAAGCCCTGGCTGCCGCAAGAACCAGGGCCAAAACTCCCTCCCTACGACATCAATCTGATGGGTCCCAATGTCACATTCCTGAAAGCTCTCGACACCGACTCCGCCCACGGCACCATCGTGAAAGCACGCGTCGGCCGTTATCTGTACGCCATAAAATTC CTCACCACACCTCCAAACGTTATCAACACCAGAGATATTTACGGCCGCAAAGGATCATGGAGCTGCTGTGATGAATTTGACTGGTATTTCTCCCCGTTTGAGAACGAGTGTCGAGCTTTCGGCAGATTGAAGGAGCAGAAAGCCGAGTCGATTGCTGTTAAAGTCTACGGATGGGTTGCCCTGACAACAAGACAAATTAGAAGAAAGCTTGCTGCTGGAGGTGCGCCGAAATTAAACGGGTTTCCTCCTGGGCTACTCTACGGCATTGTCAAAGACTGGGTCGAAATAACTCACTGGCACGATTTGAAGCAACGCGTTACGTACGATTAA
- a CDS encoding hypothetical protein (EggNog:ENOG41), which translates to MADTSSRRVAEVLLEPVGLKITSFQEIQSLWAGYGHICALTAKPKDAETAGRVRKYLHAAESNNTFFLILKLISPPPGPTDEGHLRKILSYDVEQYFYEHISPQLDDDVAVAHCLTSSWKSKNDDGELRGLTATILTDLRVKFPVEGGKRSVLNPRQAQSALEWLARFHSNSWKFLPANLGEYLLPPLDEYKRRDAGQASGSKLWLNGGYTYLATRRTEYKSLAGDTYSEWSDAFCAPFNGSDKSTAEVVADFLTPTGRPFETLIHGDVKSENLFTTELGDDVCFFDFQYVGLGLGVCDLAKLFTCSIPLDMLTDCPSIPEEMDMDRGEKALLYLYHETLLSRRPSDQEPLDYDWDTLVRHWECALVDWCRFQASWGFWGNTEWLEARVRYILKDAGWREWLQKEISDTGRSSSL; encoded by the coding sequence ATGGCAGACACAAGCTCCCGACGTGTCGCCGAGGTCCTTCTAGAGCCTGTAGGCCTGAAGATTACATCTTTCCAAGAGATTCAATCGCTGTGGGCGGGTTATGGCCATATCTGCGCTCTCACCGCAAAACCAAAGGATGCCGAAACAGCTGGTAGAGTGCGCAAGTACCTGCATGCAGCCGAGTCAAACAATACGTTCTTCTTGATTCTGAAGCTTATATCACCGCCACCTGGTCCGACAGATGAAGGCCATCTGCGCAAGATACTGAGTTACGACGTTGAGCAGTATTTCTACGAACATATTTCTCCTCAGTTGGATGATGACGTTGCAGTAGCTCACTGTCTGACGTCGAGCTGGAAGTCGAaaaatgatgatggagagttACGAGGTCTCACTGCTACGATTCTTACAGACTTGAGAGTCAAGTTCCCTGTGGAAGGAGGGAAGCGATCTGTTCTGAACCCACGACAAGCTCAGTCTGCTCTAGAATGGCTCGCCAGATTCCACAGCAACTCGTGGAAATTTCTACCCGCGAACTTGGGCGAATATCTCCTCCCTCCTCTTGATGAATACAAACGACGAGATGCAGGTCAAGCTAGTGGAAGCAAACTATGGTTGAACGGAGGATACACTTATCTCGCCACTCGACGCACAGAGTACAAGTCCCTTGCTGGTGATACATACTCTGAGTGGTCAGATGCCTTTTGCGCACCCTTTAATGGATCGGATAAATCCACTGCTGAAGTGGTAGCTGACTTCCTCACACCAACCGGTCGACCCTTTGAGACGTTGATTCATGGCGATGTCAAGTCTGAGAATCTCTTTACTACCGAGTTAGGAGATGACGTTTGCTTCTTCGACTTTCAATACGTCGGTCTTGGGCTCGGAGTCTGTGATCTCGCCAAATTGTTTACATGCTCTATTCCTCTCGATATGCTAACCGACTGTCCATCTATACCAGAAGAAATGGACATGGACCGTGGTGAAAAGGCTTTGTTGTATCTCTACCATGAGACATTATTGAGTCGTCGACCTTCTGACCAGGAGCCGTTGGATTATGATTGGGATACTCTTGTTCGACATTGGGAGTGTGCACTTGTTGATTGGTGTCGCTTCCAAGCATCGTGGGGATTCTGGGGAAACACGGAGTGGCTTGAGGCGAGGGTTAGATATATTCTTAAAGATGCTGGTTGGAGGGAGTGGTTGCAGAAGGAGATTTCTGATACAGGAAGATCTTCAAGCTTATAA